CTCCACGCGGCGGGGGCGCAGGAGCCCCGACTCGAGCAGCTCGGCGGCGACGACGGCAAACGGCTCGGCCCCCAGGTACTCCGCGCATCCACCGGCCTCGGCGACCACCCGCCTGCCGTCGGCCAGCGCGATCGCCTCCGCGACCGCCTCTCGAAACTCCGCGGCCGCCGGACCCCTGTCGCGCAGCAGCGCGCCGCAGCACGAAGGGTGCACGACACGAACGCCCACGCCCGCCGACTGCAGTACCGACACCGCGCTGATGAGCACCGACGGGTCAAAGGCGACCGACTCACACGAAGGGACGTAGACGAAGTCCGTCGTTCCCCGCGCCTCGGTCTGCAGCGCCTCGCGCACCGCCGCGCCTACCGGCGGCAGCGGGTCCACGCCGTAGGGCGACCCGGTCTCCCGGACAAGCCTGACAAGGTCCGCGGCGTCCACTACACGACCGACGAGTAGGCCACGACCCCGCGCTGCACGCAAGCGACCGCGTCGCCGAGCGTCTCGTGGAGCTCTCCCGGCTCCACCACCTGTCGCAGCTGCTGGAGGAGGTCGACCACCTGCTTGGCCCACCGGACGAAGTCCCCTGCCGTGGTATCGCGGTCGCGGAGGATGTCCTCCAGGGTCGCGCCGCGTGCCCACTCGTAGATGATCGACATGAACCCGGCGTCCGGCTCTGACAAAAACTCCAGGTTCTGTCGCTGCTCGACATCGGCGATCGACTTGTAGAGGTTGGCTATGCGCCGCTGGTAGCGCGACAGGTGTGGAGTCGGTGCGCTCTCGGGCTCGTCGCGGCCCCGTGCGGAGTAGACGAAAAGCGACGCCACCGCAGCCATCTCCTCCGGATCCAGCCCCCCGAACCAGCCGCGCGTCAGACACTCGACGACCAGCAGGTCCGACTCGTTGTAGATCCTGCGCAGCGTCTCGCCCTTCGGCGTGAGCTTCCACTCGTCCACGTACTCAAGCGACCGCAGGACCTCGAGAACCCGTTCGAACGTCCGGGCCAGCGTGCCTTTGCGCCTCTTGACCTTCTTGCGGAGCGAAGCCGCATCCTCCTGGGCCCTGGACAGCCGCTCCGCCCACTTCAGCTCCTCCATCAGCTGAGGACACTCGTGGCACGGATGGGACTCGTAGGCCCGGACGAGTTCTCGCGCGGCGCCCCGGTCCACGGACGCCGGCCGCCGCGCGTCCAGCGCCAGCAGGTTGCGAACAAGATCCCTGCGGACCTTGGGCGAGCGCCACGATTGCCCCCGCACGTGCATCCTCGCGACAGGCTCCGGCGGGACACGGAAGTCGCGGGCGGTGATCCGACGGAGCTTTCGGTCCGCGGTCATCACCGTCAGCCGCGGAATCGCTCCGGCCGCAACCCGAGGCTGCTCGAGCACCAGCGCCTTGCCCAACCCGTCGCCCCAGATGACGTCGCCCGGGGCGAGCGCGGCGAACGCCTCCCGGATCCGCTGGGAGCCGCGGTGAGCCGCCGACGCCTCCTCCGCCTCGTGCCGGAGTCGCCGGTACTCCATGATGTCGCCGAGTTCGCACACCGCCTTTTCCTGAAGCTCCTTCACGTCGCGGTCCGCGTCGGACAGTCGCCGCTCCGCCGCAACGACGTCGCGATCGGCGCTGAACTGGGCGAACGACGAGTTGAGCATGTGGAAGGCGTCGCGCGGCTCGTAGGTCCGCACGAGGTTCACGGCCATGTTGTAGGACGGCCGGAATGACGACGTCAGCGGGTAGGACTTGACCGTAGCCAGGGTCGCCACCTTGTCCAGGGGGACCCAGGCGTTGAACAGAACCACCGCGTAACCGATCGAGTCGATTCCGCGGCGTCCCGCCCGCCCGGTCAGCTGCGTGTAGTCCATCGGGGTGAGCACCTCGTGGCGGTCGCCGGTGAACTTCGTCAGCTTCTCGATTACAACGGTGCGCGCCGGCATGTTGATGCCCAGCGACAGGGTCTCGGTGGCGAACACCAGCTTCGCCAGGCCGAGCGCGAACAGCTCCTCGACCGTCTCCTTGAACACCGGGAGCATCCCGGCGTGGTGCGAGGAGATACCGCGGGACAACGCTTCGACGAACGTCCCGAAGTCCAGCGCCCGCATGTCCTCGTCGGACAGCGCCGACGAACGCATCTCCGCGAACTCGCGTATCCGCTCGGCCTCCTCGCGGCTGGTCAGGCGGATCCCGTAGGCCAGGCACGACTGCACGGCCCGGTCGCAGCCGGCGCGCGAGAAGATGAAGCAGATCGCGGGCAGCATCCGCTGCCGGTCCAGGACCTCGGCCACCTCCACCCGGCTGGGGGTGTGTTGGCCGCCTGCGGACCTGCTCCGCCCGGCTCCGCCCGCTCCACGAGGCCCGGCCCGGACCGCCGACTGCGCGGCGCGCGCCCAGGTCCTCTTGAGGTCCGAATGCACGCGCGCCGACCCCTCCTGCTCCAGGAGGGGATAGAGCTCAGGGCCCACCATGGCCATGTTCCGAAGCTCGACGGGCCTTTCGCGCTCCACCACCACGCGCGTCGTCCCGCGCAAGGTCTCCAGCCATGCGCCGAACTCGGCGACATTCGAGACGGTCGCCGACAGACACACGACCCGGACGTCGCTCGGAAGGTGAATGAGCACCTCCTCCCACACCGCGCCGCGATAGTGGTCCTGCAGGTAGTGGACTTCGTCCAGGACGACCCATCGCAGGCCCTCCAGCGTCGAGGACGACTCATAGAGCATGTTTCTCAGGACCTCGGTCGTCATCACCACGAGAGGGGCGTCGCCGTTGATCGAGTTGTCGCCGGTCAGCAGGCCGACCGACTGGGCGTCGTGGCGGGCGATGAGGTCACCGAACTTCTGGTTGGACAACGCCTTCAGGGGCGTGGTGTAGAAGCACTTCGTGGAGTCGCGGCGCGCGAGCCAGCAGGCGAATTCCGCCACGACCGTCTTGCCCGAGCCGGTGGGAGCCGCCACCAGCACGGACTCGCCCTGGGCCACCGCCGTGAGCGCCTCCACCTGGAACGGGTCCAGCGGAAAGGGCAGGCTCTGCGCGAACTCAGAGACCAGGGGGTTCATGTCGGCGCCGGGGGACGGCTCGGCCTCCGCGGCCGGTTCTGGGACGTCCGGAATCACGGACGACGACGTGGGGGGCGCCCCGCCTGCGGACGCGGCGTCACGGGCTTGCTCCATCGGACACGAGTCTACGCCGGGCCCCCGCCTGATTCCGCGAGGTCAGGGAACCCCCGCCTAGCGTTTCAGGAGCCGCGACAGCAGGATGCTCGCCTCGAACATGAGGTACAGAACCGACGTCAGCACCCCCATCGTCAGGATGTCCACGCTCGGGGTCGCCACCGCGGCCAGCACCGCGATCCCCACCAGCACCTGGCGGCGGTACCGGCCCATCTTCCGCGAGGACACGAGCCTCGTCAGCGTCAAA
This region of Actinomycetota bacterium genomic DNA includes:
- a CDS encoding DEAD/DEAH box helicase, with product MEQARDAASAGGAPPTSSSVIPDVPEPAAEAEPSPGADMNPLVSEFAQSLPFPLDPFQVEALTAVAQGESVLVAAPTGSGKTVVAEFACWLARRDSTKCFYTTPLKALSNQKFGDLIARHDAQSVGLLTGDNSINGDAPLVVMTTEVLRNMLYESSSTLEGLRWVVLDEVHYLQDHYRGAVWEEVLIHLPSDVRVVCLSATVSNVAEFGAWLETLRGTTRVVVERERPVELRNMAMVGPELYPLLEQEGSARVHSDLKRTWARAAQSAVRAGPRGAGGAGRSRSAGGQHTPSRVEVAEVLDRQRMLPAICFIFSRAGCDRAVQSCLAYGIRLTSREEAERIREFAEMRSSALSDEDMRALDFGTFVEALSRGISSHHAGMLPVFKETVEELFALGLAKLVFATETLSLGINMPARTVVIEKLTKFTGDRHEVLTPMDYTQLTGRAGRRGIDSIGYAVVLFNAWVPLDKVATLATVKSYPLTSSFRPSYNMAVNLVRTYEPRDAFHMLNSSFAQFSADRDVVAAERRLSDADRDVKELQEKAVCELGDIMEYRRLRHEAEEASAAHRGSQRIREAFAALAPGDVIWGDGLGKALVLEQPRVAAGAIPRLTVMTADRKLRRITARDFRVPPEPVARMHVRGQSWRSPKVRRDLVRNLLALDARRPASVDRGAARELVRAYESHPCHECPQLMEELKWAERLSRAQEDAASLRKKVKRRKGTLARTFERVLEVLRSLEYVDEWKLTPKGETLRRIYNESDLLVVECLTRGWFGGLDPEEMAAVASLFVYSARGRDEPESAPTPHLSRYQRRIANLYKSIADVEQRQNLEFLSEPDAGFMSIIYEWARGATLEDILRDRDTTAGDFVRWAKQVVDLLQQLRQVVEPGELHETLGDAVACVQRGVVAYSSVV